GAgctaccaacagtactttttcgatGGGTTGCTGTAtgtcgaccggcgttattgagctcgcaagtttggctaactcatcggctgcttgattttccgctctgggtatcttctggacaataacttctctaaaatcagctttgagcttctcgaaggcttcagcgtagagtttaagtcGGGCGCTATTGATTTCGTAGGTGCCAGAGAgatgctgagcggccaactgcgaatccgagtgaatagttacccgaccggctcccacatgcctggcagcctgcaagccagctatgagggcctcatactctgcctcattgttggtagctttgtaatctagccggacggataagtgcatcttttcttcttgaggaaagagcagcaatattccgactccgcttccgagccgagtagatgatccatccacatatattctccacatagcttccgactcctgcctttgcacctcagtcacgaaatcggccaaggattgagcTTTGATCGCCGATCTgggctgatactggatgtcaaattcactcagctccgtcgtccatttgatgagccgtccggatgcctctggatttagtagcactcgtccgagcgggctattggttttgacaacgatcgtgtgcgccaggaagtatggacgaaggcgccgagcggcgaggaccagagcgaatgctagtttctcgagcccagtgtagcgagattcagcatcttttagaatgtgactgaggaaatacacaggctcttctccgctcgaccttactaatgctgagccgaccgcatgctcggttgaagacaaatacTTATAAAGCGGCTCACCCGCCGTTGGTTTGGCCAACACCggaagagagttcagatatgccttcaagtcttcgaacgcccgatcgcattcttcatcccagtgaaactttgtggctttgcgcaagattttgaagaaaggaaggctccggtcggcggttttagaGATGAATCTAGACAGAGCAGTTATCTGACCGGTCAATCGCTGAACTTCCCTcgtatttctgggaggcggcatatcttgcagagctttcaccttgctgggattggcttcgatgccccgctcggtcactatgtatcccaagaagcgtcctcctttcgctccgaacaggcacttctgaggattcAGCTTGAGTCCATACTTatgcagcgttcggaaggtttcttccatgtccttgaagaggtcgaccgctcggacagacttaattagaatgtcgtccacataaacttctaggttccgcccgatctgctctctgaataccttattcatcaagcgctgatatgtggctccagaattcttcaatccgaacggcatcacattatagcaataagtgtcgtcggccgtcacgaagctgactttttcttgatcttcacgggcgagcggcacttggtgagcatacagattaattcacagccggccgtggagtccaccagctgatctatccggggcagaggatagaaatccttcgggcaaacTTTGTTAAGATCCCGGAAATCTATGCACACCCGCCATTTGTCGCCCGGCTTAGAGACTAATACTACATTTGCAAGCTAGCTCGGAAACTGCACCtcacgtatatggccggcttccagaagtttctccacctccgtccggatgatggcgttctgctcggcgctgaagtctctttttctttgttttaccggccgagcatccggtcggacatgcaactcatgctgcgctatgcttggcgaaattccgggcaactcatgtgtcgaccagacgaagacatcatgatttctcctgaggcactggatcagctcctctttctgcttctcctccagatcggacgcaataaaggttgtggcctccgatcgggttggatgaatctgcacttcttctttttcctcataaattaaagtgggtggcctctcggtgatggcgtttacctcgatccggggcgtttTCCGAGAAGAattggcctctgctcggaccatctcgatataaCATCGCagagctgctagctggtctcctcgtacctCTCCCACATGGTCctccacggggaatttgatcttctgatgaaaagttgagacgaccgcccggaattcgctgagtgccggtcgtcccaaaatgacgttgtaggacgagggagagtcaaccaccacaaagtttgttgttctcgtcctcctgagcggctcttctcccagcgaggtagccagccggatctggccGACCGgttgaacttcgttacccgtgaacccgtagagcggagtcgtcataggtagcagctcggctcgatcaatttgcagctgatcgaacgccctcttgaatatgatgttgactgagctccctgtgtcaacaaatacgcggtgaatagtgtagttggctattaccgcattgatgagcagagcgtcgtcgtgaggcacttcaactccttccaagtccccgggcccgaaactgatttcaggTCCGCTTGCTCGCTCTCTGCTGCAGCCGacggcatggatttggagctgccgaacgctcgcctttctagctcgattggagtctcctccggtcggcccgccagcgatgacattgatctcgcctcgggaagtgttgcttttattttcctcttcccgagcggatggtcgggaccgttctctggacgctcggcgattctctcgcctgggagagcgatgccgatcgggagtctgttgccgtggcctatcaactcgcgtccgatcggcttcctgAATTCTCTGTCGCCGATCGACTGAGGGAGATCGTCGTCCAGCACTCcgtggcacaggatgagccacgaagggaagacttcgacaatcccttgtgttgtgcgtatccgtccggtggaaggagcagaacatcggggtccacctcttcttcggtTTGGGCCGGGCGGCGGCTACCTCCTGCACATGGGACCGGACATGGGAAgatcggattgcttcagcccttggtcctctaggcggctgatgagcggcgtgctgtttccgctcggctggaGGAGGCCGCTCGgcgggagtttcttttttcctggccgcctgtgcttcttccacgttaatgtactcgttagcccgatgtagcatgtgatcgtaatcccggggcggctttcggatgagcgatcggaagaaatctccatccactaggccttgtgtgaaggcattcatcatggtttcggctgttggaatgtccatcgccacttggttgaatcggaTGTAAGCTCAAGCGATTCCCggcctcttgcttgatggcggaCTTACGCTTGTTTTTGATAACGCCACCGCGGTGGTGGAGgaaggaagtccttgaagcttgtgatggatccgtctggcagccggaaccaccgctgagccgatcccaGAGAGTGGTGAGAAAAATCGCACTTTGCTCCATCGTGTATTGATGGAGGGTTgctgttatcaaacttaccggtGATcatccggtcggttgtcccattatactcgccgatcgtcgggcgTAGTGCTTGGGCGAGGGTCTCGAGAATGGCCTcgaaattggcgattgatccgcggGCGACGCGTCCGCCGGGGCTTTCCCTTCCGCTGCCTCGCCGAGGCATTTCCTCAAGAAGACCCTTATCTCGTGAGTTGGTAAGGCTTGgtgcggaacagagcccgatgaaatgcgacggtggcggtggtgcttccgctcggccaccagacgctgcTCCGACCGCTCGGAtgcggctttctgtttttgctccacgagcttagcgacccttgtctcgatcagagcgtcgagttcctcgttcgaaagcgtcaccacgtgttgtcgtccagccttgtccattgtttccgatcggatgcaggagcgttcccacagacggcgccaaattgatcctgtccgaatcaccgaaccaaaggacgctgggcacatggcgcgctcctagtcgaggacgtaggcctccgtctggtcgcacgaatctccggcgaacctgcacaaaagtcgggccgggaagggttcccggcgtcgaccctccgacgctcaagtcaggcaagcaaataatgcaaaaggtggctccagaGATGATTCTTCGCGTACCTGCAGCGAAGTAagaggctttatatatagagcgaggagagaactaatgcacgttcaccgaggtgcagacgtgtcagcaacccatacctcggtatgtacttgtcagagaacttacctgacaccatactgctacagtccgagcatgtcttcgatgggacaacaggacaccccgttgccagactaggagtatggcgttCGTCCGGCCGACCGGGCGAATAACGTCGTCCAgacggccttaattccctgcgtcggccgggcggcccgtccctccgctcggtcattatgtactgtctcattgagcgtcggaaccctggtccttaccagggtgccttttactaccagatgtcccTTTCTTCTAAATTCGGTCGGCTCGTCCTACTCCGGCGGGCCACTGGGCCCTTTGACCTcggggttccggattcttaccaccggatcagggaGCATAGGTGCagagggagccttgtgataggttctaatacatgtttgtattttgtttcggcggttgccaagtgtgtagccttggcaacgtaagtccattcggcggttgccaagtgtgtagccttggcaatgtaagtccattcgacggttgccaagtgtgtagccttggcaacgtaagtccattcggcggttgccaagtgtgtactcttggcaatgtaagtccattcgacggttgccaagtgtgtagccttggcaacgtaagtccattcggtggtgtaagtccaagtgtgtagccttggcatcgtaagtccatttgttttagcatgtttgttttgctatttgttttccctaacttaaacgtattgccaaacaccaaaaagtgggagattgttggagcaattccaatggtttgtgggaccatgtgttttggtgtttgggcaaagggtttaagttaggtttactcttgttatttgatatgtgtacttgagttgtgcaggactgcaggtgacacatatgactcaggttgacggcttcgggtccggtgaaggatggagcatccgagggaccgtggacaaggcagcgaggacaagggccgagggaagcgacttcgaggcatacgcgaaggatgccATTGGGGACAAgacgcgggcttggatgcatccgagggacgagagccaaaggaagtaggcttgaaggcaagaggtcaaggctgcaaagaagagtcaaatgagtcgtgagggtacgagtgcatgagagattgtactcggagtaaaatcctagttttagggttttactgtagtggcactgtagcagtactgtagcgcactgtagcgactgatgcactgtagcagagagccgttgagatagccgttgggctggcatcagtcgactggtgcaaggaccagtcgactggtaacggggcaaatcaggttctgatttgttccaagctctataagaaggagcttggtatgaccggccaaggcgacgaaattagacttggttaaggtctaattagtagtctacaagtgctcaagtgtttgtggaatccaagaggtcttggtgtgttgtggtgaggtttctccacccacaaggagcgacttgagatagccggagtttccgggggctaatccaccgaaggatcgggatcgtccaccttacggacagccgtggagtaggagcatcatctccgaaccacgttaaacgaacgtgtattggtttgctagttcttttctttgtctttagctttcgtattcgtaattagtatttgtatttccgcttgcgcactaacgaatacgtagaaagcgagatattgggggtgtcgtctatccaaccccccttcaagccggccaccgatcctccaacatatcttatatgtccaaaaaaatactaaaagaTGACTGTTTGATCAGCGCTATGTGccggtcatgtaaaataacataCCCTTGATGCATTCCTTTCTTaggacactgttccaatgcagtttctgtccaacGTCAACTGAACCCTAcactttataaaaattaaaacattttaaTCATACTAGTTGAGCTTCTCAAAATCACATAGTTTGTAAAATGATACatttacagctaattgatgtggaAAGAATGATGATACACCCGATCGACTTCTTTGAGTCATTATGAAATGAGATAATTGACGTAAACCTTAGAACCCTTCACTGACACCTCGTGAATAGTCCTAATTTTTGACACCGAAATACTTGATGTCGCTTGAGAAACACTCGAGGTCACTAAACTAtgattttacaagaagaaaaatttCTCCATAGAATTAAATCTCCGCTCGCATATTACGAAAGAGGATGATAAACAAAtaatcaaagttatttttttaaaatcataattattcaaaaaataattcgAATACCTCGAAACTTGACTactgaataaaaaaaaattgatgaaagaATTATATTGACTATTACACATCATTTATCTGTACCTTTTGatatatacaaaatattaatACGTCTTTTAATAAATACATTATACCACATACCTCTTTTAGTAAATTGACGAAATTATAATGAGCAGCTATTTCATTTATTATGAAGAAAATATCGTCACCAAGAAAAATTCACAAAGGCTAtctaatcttacaaagaaacacTCAGAACTGGTGTTTCTGATGAGGAAGTTACAGGGGATGGGAAAAAAAAGAGCAGAGCAGAACAAAATGAAACTGCACAACTTTACTGATTCGCATACTTctttagacaaaaaaaaaaacagaggagCTTAGCCAGACGAAGCGGCGAGACAGAAACAACTAGCAAAAGCTAAAACCCATTCTCCACCGGAAAAGGGAGAGAAAAACTTGTTGGTCCTCCGCCTACAATGTCCACCAACCCTCCAAACTCATTCTCCTCCCACCCCCCTCTTCCGCCGCAAAACCCGACTGGATCCATGGCCGTCCCTATGAACGCGTCACGCGCTTCGTTCCCGCTTTCGATCCCTGCCCAAGTGCCAAACTGGTTCCGACAGCCAGCTAAGTCGTCCCCTTCGTTGTCGCTGTTGGATGGAAGCCTGGCTCGCTTCGCGCCGTCCTCTATGGCGTCCGCCGCAGGTCCGGCGAAGTGATCCAGCAGCTTCGGGTCTCCGGCCACCTTGACCAGAAACGCCAGCATCTGCCTCGGCCGGCGCTCCGTCTCCTGCACCCTCCTCCACATACCCTCCACCCTCTCCTCGATCCTCCTCTGTTCTAGCTTCAGCATCACCACCTCCGCCGCcagcttctcctcctcctcctccagcaCCTCCACCTCAACCTCCTCCTCccacccttctttcttcttcttcccgctACCGCCGCTGCTCCTCCGAACAA
This genomic stretch from Zingiber officinale cultivar Zhangliang chromosome 7A, Zo_v1.1, whole genome shotgun sequence harbors:
- the LOC122001379 gene encoding heat stress transcription factor C-2a-like; translated protein: MEDYGGRNTPRHHHCHGGGGGGRGGGGGGGSVATPFVLKTYRMVDDPSTDAVIRWGRDDNSFVVADPFAFSQTLLPSHFKHNNFSSFVRQLNTYGFRKVDPDRWEFAHASFLRGQTHLLRFIVRRSSGGSGKKKKEGWEEEVEVEVLEEEEEKLAAEVVMLKLEQRRIEERVEGMWRRVQETERRPRQMLAFLVKVAGDPKLLDHFAGPAADAIEDGAKRARLPSNSDNEGDDLAGCRNQFGTWAGIESGNEARDAFIGTAMDPVGFCGGRGGWEENEFGGLVDIVGGGPTSFSLPFPVENGF